The DNA window CCATCTGGCCGATGACGTTCGGGCTGGCGTGCTGCGCGATTGAGATGATGGCCGTCGGTGCGTCGCGGTTCGACCTCGACCGCTTCGGTGCTGGCGCGTTCCGCGCCACGCCGCGACAGGCCGACCTGATGATCGTCGCGGGGACCGTCAACTATAAGATGGCCAGCCGCGTCAAACGGCTCTACCAGCAAATGCCCGATCCGAAGTACGTCATCGCGATGGGCGCGTGCACCGTAGGCGGCGGGCCGTACTTCAAATACGGGTACAACGTCGTCAAAGGCGTGGACCTGATCGTGCCGGTCGATGTGTACGTCCCCGGATGTCCTCCCCGGCCCGAAGCGCTGATGGAAGGCATCATGCGGCTGCAGGACAAGATCGCCGCCCAGACGATCGGCATGCCCAAGGGCACCAGGGCCGCCGCCAAACGCAAACGCGACAAGGATGGCGCGTTCGTCCTGCCCGGCGGCGTGCCGGCGTGAGAGGCGAGTAGCACTGGTGCATCCGGTGCCCGGGAAATCTAAAGACTCGCGGAAGTTCGATTTCGCCACGAAGGCACGAAGAGCACGAAGGCCACGAAGAAGCATCAGGAAATGACGGCACCCACAAAAAGGTAGTTCCGTTTCTGCCTCTTCTTCGTGACCTTCGTGGCTTCGTGCCCGTCATGGCGAGACCGGACTTCGAACCAACACCCTTCGAGATCAGCACCTCGCAGCACGCGTATAGTTCCTCCACCGATGCCGCTGGCTCATTTCGAAGCGATTGATCTCTCCGACAGTTCCAAGACCTGGATCGTGGTCGCGCTGATGTTCCCCGGTGCGGTCATCGTGTTCGGGCTCATGATTACCTACCTGCTTCGCCGACCGGGCAAGCTTGATGAGCCGTCGCCGGGCGAGCCGGGCTATTACCGCGTGCTCGGTCTCGACGCCACGACCGGACTGAAGCGCGAATCCCTCATCCACGCCGACAGTCGCCAGTCGGCCGAGGGCCAGGCCCGCCTTCAAGGCATCGTCGTGACGGAGATTGAACCCGCCGGCTCCCCGGACGAACCGGTGTGAGATGCCGGGGCAATGAGTCGGCCCACCCGGGACCGCCGAGCTCCAGCTCGGCATCTTAGGTTTCTATCGAGCGCGCAGTGAGGCGCTTCCAACGCAGGCCGAGCTGGAGCTCAGCGTTCCCAAAGCCCCTCACACGGCCAACTCGACGCGGTCCGTGACGAACTGGCCCTCGTTTTCACCCGCTTCAAAACTCGGACAATTTACGCCATTTCATGTCGTCGCCACGCGCCTCGCTCAGAACGATTCGCAGGCGAAAACCAGTGAATT is part of the Humisphaera borealis genome and encodes:
- a CDS encoding NADH-quinone oxidoreductase subunit B; its protein translation is MSWIENRFEEGLIVTSLDFVINWGRKNSIWPMTFGLACCAIEMMAVGASRFDLDRFGAGAFRATPRQADLMIVAGTVNYKMASRVKRLYQQMPDPKYVIAMGACTVGGGPYFKYGYNVVKGVDLIVPVDVYVPGCPPRPEALMEGIMRLQDKIAAQTIGMPKGTRAAAKRKRDKDGAFVLPGGVPA